In the Chitinophagales bacterium genome, one interval contains:
- the idi gene encoding isopentenyl-diphosphate Delta-isomerase, with amino-acid sequence MKNKAKDYVVLVNEAGRRTGIAEKMNAHEKGLLHRAFSVFIFNEKGEMLLQQRAKTKYHFGGLWTNACCSHPRPGERVMQAARRRLQEELGFKTPLLLIDTVQYSFYDKVSGLTEKEFDYLLFGKYNGSIAAEQEEVMAVQWVNFTDLRFQVRKFPEKFTPWFTLILQQKKVVQEIADWMQDP; translated from the coding sequence ATGAAGAACAAAGCAAAAGATTATGTCGTACTGGTTAATGAAGCAGGGAGACGGACAGGTATCGCTGAAAAAATGAATGCGCATGAAAAGGGGTTACTCCACCGGGCTTTCAGTGTTTTTATCTTTAATGAAAAAGGTGAAATGCTTTTGCAGCAACGGGCAAAAACCAAGTATCACTTTGGCGGATTATGGACCAATGCCTGCTGCAGCCATCCGAGGCCGGGCGAACGGGTGATGCAAGCTGCAAGAAGAAGACTGCAGGAAGAACTGGGATTTAAAACGCCCTTACTGTTGATTGATACTGTTCAATATTCCTTCTATGATAAAGTAAGCGGACTCACTGAGAAGGAATTTGACTACCTGTTGTTTGGAAAATATAACGGTTCCATTGCAGCGGAGCAGGAGGAAGTGATGGCTGTGCAATGGGTGAATTTTACTGATTTACGCTTCCAGGTCAGGAAATTTCCGGAAAAGTTTACACCCTGGTTTACCCTGATCCTGCAGCAAAAAAAGGTAGTGCAGGAAATTGCGGACTGGATGCAGGATCCATAG
- a CDS encoding gliding motility-associated C-terminal domain-containing protein has product MKYFPARLLAFAAVLLLVLGTGWHQALAQCDTTRWKASIDPGAGGAITEVLPASVVFQNGVLSASPSVSFPNPYYVSFSLKDTFCITNNFSVEVRLKNDPSEGGAAAGDTWLSLNGSGITAGCLLEGLPSSQIYTGIYAGSSWMGNIPELVMDLTSWRTIRLDFINNVVNWSYDGSNFFSMGYTGSICNINNLVIGFREAGKVDYVKILDVTNTAVYYEEFNDCNNLALAPDCVPPEVSASAANIYYCEGDTIKLAGSSNVSVQYTWSGPNGFSSALANPVIPHALPVNAGWYKLTGYVNPCTPVNKDSVFITVHPVVYTSAYPFICQGDFYFAGGNNQTSGGLYYDTLVSSAGCDSIILTYLSLLPTSSSSLSVSICSGDSFLAGGSYRHVAGVYHDTLINHFGCDSIITTVLSVISPVYHNVNIAICAGDSVFAGGDFQKIAGIYQDTTQAFTGCDSIIITTLSVIAPVVTTMDVSICEGQSYQAGGTLQTQAGIYFDTLTAASGCDSVVATHLQVIAPVTGYRSVAICEHDSLLTGGAYQTAAGLYTDTLISAAGCDSILTTDLQIISPVIHNVSVSICLGDSIFAGGSFQSMAGYYYDTLIATSTGCDSILVTQLQLIQPLYTTVHAKICAGDSLFAGGSYQNSAGTYADTLQSAQACDSIVTTILEIIPPVYQTVAVSICNGDSYFAGGNFQTSSGLYIDTLQSATGCDSILTTSLQVLFPVFGNQSASICDGESFFAGGDYQYLTGNYADTLNASNGCDSIVITHLTVLSNPFVYLGQDTSVCEGTAAIFDAGTGFATYAWNDGSYQSTLKATTAGLYWVHVTDQSGCHAGDTILIAGMLKNPAGFLPADSNVCGKFSRIITVPGYATYQWSNGYTAETSIITEAGTYTLTVTDTNGCHGDDAITFESVCRKAVIMPNAFTPNGDGLNDFLKPVLLDEISGFELRIFNRWGKMIYYSKDPGAGWDGRENSVLLPVEEYIWTIQYTNSNGDEQFEKGNVALLK; this is encoded by the coding sequence TTGAAGTATTTTCCAGCAAGATTGTTAGCCTTTGCCGCAGTATTGCTTTTAGTGTTGGGAACAGGCTGGCATCAGGCGCTGGCGCAATGTGATACCACACGATGGAAAGCATCTATCGATCCCGGTGCCGGCGGAGCCATAACAGAAGTGCTTCCGGCATCTGTGGTTTTTCAAAACGGTGTCCTTTCCGCTTCACCTTCAGTTTCATTTCCCAATCCTTATTATGTCAGCTTTTCCCTTAAGGATACCTTTTGTATAACCAATAATTTTTCGGTGGAAGTAAGATTGAAAAATGATCCGTCGGAAGGTGGCGCTGCAGCAGGCGATACGTGGCTATCACTAAATGGCAGCGGTATCACGGCCGGATGCCTGCTGGAAGGACTACCGTCTTCACAAATTTATACAGGCATCTATGCCGGCAGCAGCTGGATGGGAAATATCCCCGAGCTTGTAATGGATCTTACTTCCTGGCGAACTATAAGACTTGACTTCATCAACAATGTGGTCAATTGGTCTTATGACGGATCTAATTTTTTCTCCATGGGCTATACCGGCAGCATCTGCAATATCAATAACCTGGTGATTGGTTTTCGCGAAGCCGGTAAAGTGGACTATGTGAAAATCCTTGATGTCACCAATACAGCCGTTTATTATGAGGAGTTTAATGATTGCAACAACCTTGCACTTGCTCCAGACTGCGTGCCGCCTGAGGTAAGCGCTTCGGCAGCCAACATTTACTATTGCGAGGGCGATACAATTAAACTTGCAGGATCATCCAACGTATCTGTTCAATATACATGGAGCGGACCGAATGGTTTCTCTTCTGCACTTGCCAATCCTGTAATACCGCATGCGCTGCCTGTGAATGCCGGATGGTATAAACTGACAGGCTATGTTAACCCATGCACACCGGTTAATAAAGATTCAGTTTTTATTACTGTTCATCCTGTAGTTTACACGAGTGCATATCCATTCATCTGCCAGGGTGACTTTTATTTTGCAGGTGGCAACAATCAAACTTCAGGCGGATTGTATTACGACACGCTTGTTTCCTCAGCCGGTTGCGACAGCATTATTCTTACCTATCTGTCTCTGCTGCCAACCTCTTCTTCATCTCTTTCAGTGTCTATTTGCAGCGGCGATTCTTTTTTGGCTGGTGGAAGTTACCGGCATGTGGCCGGCGTTTATCATGATACCCTTATCAATCACTTCGGCTGTGACAGCATTATCACTACCGTATTATCTGTGATTTCACCTGTTTATCACAATGTCAATATTGCCATTTGCGCAGGCGATTCTGTTTTTGCGGGTGGCGACTTCCAGAAGATTGCCGGCATCTACCAGGATACCACACAAGCGTTTACAGGATGTGACAGCATAATTATTACAACGCTTTCAGTGATCGCACCGGTTGTTACTACAATGGATGTTTCCATTTGCGAAGGTCAAAGTTACCAGGCAGGAGGAACACTACAGACGCAGGCCGGTATTTATTTCGACACGCTCACAGCTGCATCAGGATGTGATAGTGTAGTGGCGACTCACCTGCAGGTAATTGCACCGGTAACCGGTTATCGTTCGGTCGCCATTTGTGAACATGATTCATTGCTGACGGGCGGTGCTTATCAGACCGCAGCCGGTTTATATACTGATACGCTCATCAGTGCTGCCGGTTGTGACAGCATACTCACTACGGATCTCCAGATTATTTCACCGGTCATTCACAATGTAAGTGTCTCCATATGCCTGGGAGATTCCATTTTTGCGGGTGGCAGTTTTCAAAGCATGGCCGGCTATTATTATGATACATTGATTGCAACAAGCACGGGTTGCGACAGCATTCTTGTTACGCAATTGCAACTGATTCAGCCTTTGTACACAACCGTGCATGCAAAAATCTGTGCAGGAGATTCATTGTTTGCCGGAGGCAGCTATCAAAATTCTGCCGGCACGTATGCCGACACCCTGCAAAGTGCGCAAGCCTGCGACAGCATCGTTACAACCATTCTTGAAATCATACCACCGGTTTACCAAACGGTTGCAGTGTCCATCTGCAATGGCGACAGTTATTTTGCGGGAGGAAATTTTCAAACTTCTTCCGGGCTTTACATTGATACCCTTCAAAGTGCCACGGGTTGTGATAGCATTCTGACAACCTCTTTGCAGGTTCTTTTCCCGGTATTCGGCAATCAGTCTGCTTCCATTTGTGATGGCGAATCATTTTTCGCAGGTGGTGACTATCAGTACTTAACAGGAAACTATGCTGATACTCTCAATGCCTCCAACGGATGTGACAGCATAGTCATCACACATCTAACCGTTTTATCCAATCCGTTCGTCTACCTTGGCCAGGATACGTCTGTATGCGAAGGAACCGCTGCAATCTTTGATGCAGGCACCGGCTTTGCAACCTATGCATGGAACGATGGCAGCTATCAATCAACACTCAAGGCAACCACAGCCGGATTATATTGGGTACATGTTACTGACCAATCCGGATGCCATGCAGGTGATACCATACTGATTGCCGGCATGCTGAAAAATCCTGCCGGTTTTTTACCGGCTGACAGCAACGTATGTGGTAAATTTTCGAGGATAATTACCGTTCCGGGATATGCTACCTATCAGTGGAGCAATGGCTACACAGCCGAAACATCAATCATTACAGAGGCTGGAACTTATACTTTAACGGTTACGGACACAAACGGATGCCATGGCGATGATGCCATTACTTTTGAATCAGTCTGCCGGAAGGCTGTGATCATGCCGAATGCATTTACACCCAACGGAGATGGATTGAATGATTTCCTGAAACCGGTTTTGCTTGATGAGATTTCAGGCTTTGAACTGCGGATATTCAACCGATGGGGGAAGATGATTTATTATTCAAAAGATCCGGGCGCCGGATGGGACGGTCGGGAAAATAGCGTTCTGTTGCCTGTAGAGGAATATATCTGGACAATACAATATACCAACAGCAATGGTGACGAGCAGTTTGAAAAAGGAAATGTGGCGTTACTCAAGTAG
- a CDS encoding class I SAM-dependent methyltransferase, whose translation MALKDNFSRQSEHYAKFRPHYPEKMFDFILRNVPGRQCAWDVATGNGQVAGMLAKHFELVMASDISENQLRHAVQRRNILYKLENAEHSSFADNTFDLITVAQAVHWFKFDAFFSEVKRTLKQGGIIAVIGYPLFRLDDEVDALIWKFYSETLHGYWDPERKYLDEMYNTIPFPFTEIASPSFEMEYEWTMDQLTGFLRTWSAVNHYLLKHGTNPVDIFELSLKQIWEEGAKKTIHFPLLLKLGRIE comes from the coding sequence ATGGCACTGAAAGATAATTTCTCACGCCAGTCAGAACATTATGCGAAGTTCCGGCCACACTACCCGGAAAAAATGTTCGACTTCATCTTACGTAATGTACCGGGCCGGCAATGTGCCTGGGATGTAGCGACCGGTAATGGTCAGGTGGCCGGTATGCTGGCGAAACATTTTGAGCTGGTGATGGCATCTGATATCAGTGAAAATCAGTTACGTCATGCTGTTCAGCGCCGGAATATTCTGTATAAGCTGGAAAATGCTGAACATTCATCCTTTGCAGATAATACGTTTGATCTGATTACGGTAGCACAGGCAGTTCACTGGTTTAAGTTTGATGCTTTTTTCAGTGAAGTAAAACGAACCCTGAAGCAGGGCGGCATCATCGCCGTCATTGGTTACCCTTTATTCCGGTTAGATGATGAGGTTGACGCACTGATATGGAAATTTTATAGCGAAACGCTGCACGGTTATTGGGATCCGGAGCGGAAGTATCTCGACGAAATGTATAATACCATTCCATTTCCTTTCACCGAAATTGCTTCACCGTCATTTGAAATGGAGTATGAATGGACCATGGATCAGCTTACCGGATTTTTACGCACCTGGTCGGCGGTAAATCATTATTTATTGAAGCATGGAACTAATCCGGTTGACATTTTTGAATTGTCATTGAAGCAGATCTGGGAAGAAGGGGCAAAGAAAACAATTCATTTTCCACTCTTATTGAAATTGGGCCGCATTGAATGA
- a CDS encoding histidine kinase, translating into MSTSPLSANKFRLAFVLFWLLWGTLHVIVVHDLSFSWIISLTDAAITILMLASACLLVINNFRYYLPQQNRYWYLLLWSVGLSAASLVLCRWVLLYIHPVDDHYRDFMDKSMLIRACIAFLSIGCMAMLSVLWYTIQEQKENEQRKADAIRLSREAELFNLRQQLQPHFLFNSLNSVNALIGTRPEEARRMIQQLADFLRGTLKNDDQQWAVLAEELKHLQLYLSIEKVRFGHRLATEIVCDAETEQLVLPVLLLQPVVENAIKFGLYDTTATVVIRLFAHKEGSQLVITIQNPFDPATSPAIAGTGFGLKSVERRLYLLFARNDLLTTTMEDHLYTTIIKIPQHHD; encoded by the coding sequence TTGTCGACCTCGCCACTCTCCGCCAATAAGTTTCGCCTTGCATTTGTCTTGTTTTGGCTCCTCTGGGGAACACTACATGTAATCGTAGTGCATGACCTCAGTTTCAGCTGGATAATTTCTTTAACTGATGCGGCCATCACGATACTAATGCTGGCTTCGGCCTGCTTACTCGTCATAAACAATTTCCGGTATTACCTGCCGCAGCAGAACCGTTACTGGTATCTGCTGCTTTGGAGTGTTGGATTAAGTGCGGCGAGCCTGGTTTTATGCCGTTGGGTGCTTTTGTATATTCATCCGGTGGATGATCATTACCGGGACTTCATGGATAAATCAATGTTGATACGGGCCTGCATAGCATTTCTTTCAATCGGATGCATGGCCATGTTGAGTGTGTTGTGGTATACCATCCAGGAACAAAAGGAAAATGAACAACGCAAGGCTGATGCGATCCGATTATCGAGGGAGGCGGAGTTGTTCAATCTGAGGCAGCAGCTGCAACCGCATTTCCTGTTCAACAGCCTGAACTCTGTAAATGCCCTGATTGGAACACGACCGGAAGAAGCACGCAGGATGATACAACAGCTCGCCGATTTCCTGAGAGGCACTTTAAAAAATGACGATCAGCAATGGGCGGTTTTGGCCGAAGAACTGAAACACCTGCAGTTGTATTTATCTATTGAGAAGGTGCGTTTTGGACACAGGCTTGCCACGGAAATTGTATGTGATGCGGAAACGGAACAACTGGTGTTGCCTGTATTACTGCTGCAGCCTGTGGTGGAAAATGCAATCAAATTCGGATTGTATGATACCACGGCAACAGTGGTGATACGGCTATTTGCGCATAAAGAGGGAAGTCAGTTGGTAATCACCATTCAGAACCCGTTTGATCCTGCTACTTCACCGGCCATTGCCGGAACCGGTTTCGGACTAAAATCGGTGGAACGCCGGTTATATTTATTGTTTGCACGCAACGACTTACTTACCACAACGATGGAAGATCATCTATACACAACCATCATAAAAATTCCTCAGCACCATGATTAA
- a CDS encoding LytTR family transcriptional regulator DNA-binding domain-containing protein has product MIKAIVIDDEPLARTMLLEFLQSYADIAVVQECGDGFEGLKAIQQHQPELIFLDIQMPKITGFEMLELIEDPPAVIFTTAFEAYAVRAFDAHAVDYLLKPFSKERFDKAIQKWMEQHKTGLRGTEAAAVTIDALAQSQAMHQRIIVKDGGKIKIVPVHDIQYLEAADDYVKIITAEGYFLKNKTMSFFEQVMDAQQFVRTHRSYIVNIHFITRIEPYEKESHLAILKGGQKIPVSRTGYNKLKQLIGI; this is encoded by the coding sequence ATGATTAAGGCAATTGTAATAGATGATGAACCCCTGGCAAGAACCATGTTGCTGGAATTCCTTCAATCCTATGCTGACATTGCGGTAGTGCAGGAATGCGGAGATGGTTTTGAAGGTTTGAAAGCCATTCAGCAGCATCAGCCGGAGCTGATATTCCTGGACATTCAGATGCCCAAAATCACAGGGTTTGAAATGCTGGAGCTGATCGAGGATCCTCCGGCCGTCATTTTCACCACAGCTTTTGAAGCTTACGCTGTCCGCGCCTTTGATGCGCATGCCGTGGATTACCTTCTCAAACCATTCAGCAAGGAAAGATTTGACAAAGCGATACAAAAATGGATGGAACAGCATAAGACGGGATTGCGCGGGACAGAAGCGGCGGCGGTAACCATAGATGCACTGGCACAATCGCAGGCAATGCATCAGCGTATCATAGTAAAAGATGGTGGTAAGATCAAGATTGTTCCTGTGCATGATATTCAATACCTGGAGGCGGCAGATGATTATGTGAAGATCATCACCGCTGAAGGATATTTTCTGAAAAACAAAACGATGAGTTTCTTCGAGCAGGTGATGGATGCGCAGCAGTTTGTGCGCACGCACCGATCGTACATAGTAAACATTCACTTTATCACGCGTATTGAACCTTATGAAAAGGAAAGCCACCTGGCAATACTTAAGGGTGGGCAGAAAATCCCTGTAAGCAGAACAGGTTATAATAAACTGAAACAGTTGATTGGCATCTGA
- a CDS encoding DUF4288 domain-containing protein, with translation MHWYIAKIVFRIICGDGLHQPQFDEQLRLIKAVDEAAACKKAHSIGIFEQDEFISTDGKRVQWKFIGVPELNPLVSIADGAELLSSIHEPEDAEGYISLIHQRALRFNTVKAKAVSDNSFVTADSLS, from the coding sequence ATGCATTGGTACATCGCAAAAATTGTTTTCCGTATTATCTGTGGTGACGGATTGCATCAGCCGCAATTTGATGAACAGTTAAGGCTGATTAAAGCTGTGGACGAAGCAGCTGCCTGTAAAAAGGCGCACAGCATCGGAATTTTTGAACAGGATGAATTCATCAGTACAGATGGTAAACGGGTGCAATGGAAGTTTATCGGTGTGCCCGAATTGAATCCATTGGTATCAATTGCTGATGGTGCTGAATTGCTTTCATCCATTCATGAACCTGAAGATGCGGAAGGATATATCAGCCTGATACATCAAAGAGCGCTGCGGTTCAATACGGTAAAGGCAAAGGCCGTATCAGATAATAGTTTTGTGACTGCTGATAGCTTGTCTTAA
- a CDS encoding serine protease, with protein MTKYIVVLIWMQALMLPAFAQFKPALAEKSLVKVMVTGGSKMGVCSGFMWKKKSWVVTSLHAMKVGGKVQVVYPGNNIREASVIKVYQPGDLVLLETNITADPVSDELIPLTSYHQGEVAFAEKIYAIGFNGGSKGDQTQALEKGHANPETLEFLVRPEDKTQLSTLGFPSMKLPIYFLSGSLLPGFSGAPVFNMKNELIGIGDGGLERGLMNVSWCIPAANLDALEASAVSQLPANLGNASQLYTAEVLIDVKQSDVTPVSPNNSAGNDDPATNNNLYAAAPVDDYNSFSYGNFDFFQTKTRSLKEMQQTAIDPQNMESFAADFEENNLHIDYDVLEFDIYQDIRNGFMLALPSGTMLSYDADYDLFSVDLRNFPDGEYFDLYYYMVQHEGNPVGEVVDNINENFGADVHGLTIDSRYTKAYQLNDEWRIDYLLLNGNQEYNDEDLGPVTTSFYLNVISNEKVVFYSLAICYVPTSRNDINTAYQKGIDCVSNYDASANTCDYFESLMQIIAAAHLTTLASIY; from the coding sequence ATGACTAAGTACATAGTTGTTCTGATTTGGATGCAGGCGCTGATGCTGCCCGCTTTTGCGCAATTCAAGCCGGCATTGGCAGAAAAGTCATTGGTGAAAGTGATGGTGACCGGCGGCTCAAAAATGGGTGTCTGCAGCGGATTTATGTGGAAGAAAAAATCATGGGTGGTAACTTCCCTGCATGCTATGAAAGTTGGAGGGAAGGTGCAGGTGGTTTACCCGGGAAACAATATCAGGGAGGCATCAGTGATAAAAGTATATCAGCCGGGCGATCTTGTATTGCTGGAGACCAACATCACTGCTGATCCTGTAAGTGATGAACTGATTCCGTTGACATCGTATCACCAGGGCGAAGTGGCCTTTGCGGAGAAGATTTATGCCATAGGGTTTAATGGCGGATCGAAAGGCGATCAGACGCAGGCATTGGAGAAGGGCCATGCTAATCCGGAGACGCTGGAATTTCTCGTGAGACCGGAAGATAAAACGCAGTTAAGTACATTGGGTTTTCCGTCCATGAAATTGCCGATTTATTTCTTAAGCGGAAGTTTGTTGCCCGGGTTTTCCGGTGCTCCGGTCTTCAATATGAAAAATGAATTGATTGGCATTGGTGACGGTGGCCTTGAACGCGGACTGATGAATGTAAGCTGGTGCATTCCGGCTGCAAATCTTGATGCGCTGGAAGCCTCCGCCGTTTCGCAGTTGCCCGCAAATCTTGGCAATGCATCACAACTGTATACTGCTGAAGTATTAATTGATGTAAAGCAAAGCGATGTCACCCCTGTATCACCCAATAATTCAGCCGGCAATGATGACCCGGCCACGAACAACAACCTTTACGCTGCCGCACCAGTGGATGATTATAATTCATTCTCTTACGGGAACTTTGATTTTTTTCAGACAAAGACACGCTCATTAAAAGAGATGCAGCAGACAGCCATTGACCCTCAGAATATGGAGAGTTTTGCTGCTGATTTTGAAGAGAATAACCTGCATATTGACTATGATGTGCTTGAATTTGATATTTACCAGGATATCAGGAATGGGTTCATGCTGGCATTACCATCCGGTACCATGCTGAGCTATGACGCTGACTATGATTTATTCAGTGTAGATCTCCGGAATTTTCCTGATGGTGAATATTTCGACCTGTATTATTACATGGTGCAACATGAAGGTAATCCGGTGGGTGAAGTGGTTGATAATATCAATGAAAATTTTGGCGCCGATGTACATGGATTGACAATTGATTCAAGGTATACGAAGGCATATCAGCTGAATGATGAATGGAGAATTGATTATTTATTGCTGAATGGCAACCAGGAATATAATGATGAAGATCTGGGGCCGGTTACCACGAGCTTCTATCTCAATGTTATTTCAAATGAGAAGGTGGTATTCTATTCACTCGCCATTTGTTATGTTCCCACCAGTCGTAACGACATCAATACCGCCTATCAGAAAGGTATCGACTGTGTAAGTAACTACGATGCCAGTGCTAATACCTGCGATTACTTTGAATCGCTGATGCAGATCATTGCCGCAGCTCACCTGACTACGCTTGCATCAATTTATTAG
- a CDS encoding cell wall-active antibiotics response protein, whose protein sequence is MKLVENNDSKRGTNNNVWLGLLLLMIGLGWLLQSLGAVFPYWLFTWKTFLIVLGIGIGVQSQFKGSGWLILILAGGAFMLEDVYPDMALRHYLWPVFIIILGMWLMIKPRGRRYTAERGNESDFSSPGVASSTFSHSAYSEDDFIDTTSVLGGIKKVILSKNFKGGDVVSIFGGSEIDLSQADINGRVVMEVTVVLGGTKLILPSNWVVKSELVSVLGGIEDKRMVLASNADHDKVVVLKGVCILGGLEIHSYTK, encoded by the coding sequence ATGAAACTCGTGGAAAATAATGATTCAAAAAGAGGCACTAACAACAATGTTTGGTTAGGCTTGCTGTTGCTGATGATTGGTCTTGGCTGGTTATTACAGTCGCTGGGTGCAGTGTTTCCCTATTGGCTATTCACCTGGAAAACTTTCTTAATTGTGCTGGGTATTGGCATTGGCGTACAGAGCCAGTTTAAAGGCAGCGGATGGTTGATCCTGATTTTAGCCGGAGGTGCCTTCATGCTGGAGGACGTCTATCCTGACATGGCCCTGCGTCACTATCTCTGGCCCGTATTTATTATCATACTGGGCATGTGGCTGATGATTAAGCCAAGGGGACGGCGTTATACTGCAGAACGGGGCAATGAAAGCGACTTTTCTTCGCCGGGAGTAGCTTCATCAACTTTCAGCCATAGTGCCTATTCGGAAGATGATTTTATTGATACAACCTCTGTGCTGGGCGGCATCAAGAAAGTGATCCTGTCGAAGAATTTCAAAGGTGGCGATGTGGTAAGCATTTTCGGTGGCAGTGAAATTGATCTGTCGCAGGCCGACATCAATGGCAGGGTGGTGATGGAGGTCACCGTAGTGCTGGGCGGAACAAAACTTATTCTGCCATCTAACTGGGTTGTAAAGTCGGAGCTTGTTTCGGTATTAGGCGGCATTGAAGATAAACGGATGGTACTTGCATCCAATGCTGACCACGATAAGGTTGTAGTGCTGAAAGGAGTGTGTATCCTGGGAGGACTGGAAATCCACAGTTATACAAAATAA